The Methanomassiliicoccales archaeon genome window below encodes:
- a CDS encoding FAD-dependent oxidoreductase gives MSASREVLVIGAGVAGIEASLLLSKAGAKVHLVERTSYTGGTAVLFEQVYPDLECATCMLSPRQQDLLQDGNVELLTLSLVEKVEPTGEHFKVLVRKKASFIDPAACIGCGACYEPCPVSVPSEAEQGLSTRKAVFVPFTGALPNVPMIDRDLCLRFHGKECQACKEACVFEAVNYDQKDESLELEVDAIIVATGSQLLDLTPLVRYGYGKVPEVYHALQFERLFAQNGPSSGNIVMRDGIPPKSVALVHCAGRAERGYCSSVCCMYLLKFNQYLRAKMPDVEVHELYVDMTVPGQDAQRFYRRMIAGGTDLIRTGDVRVEEREGKPCLLYVDVKGTRRELRVDMVVLAPALEPRADALQLANILGIASGERGYFEEGEGGSVCTSRPGIYVVGGAQAPKGVGDSVADAHAAVAHILKATSGGG, from the coding sequence ATCGGCGCGGGTGTGGCCGGCATAGAAGCCAGCCTGTTGCTGTCGAAGGCGGGCGCCAAGGTGCATCTGGTCGAACGCACCTCCTACACCGGCGGCACTGCGGTGCTCTTCGAACAGGTGTACCCCGACCTGGAGTGCGCCACCTGCATGCTCTCGCCGCGCCAGCAGGACCTGCTGCAGGACGGGAACGTAGAGTTGCTCACGCTTTCGCTGGTGGAGAAGGTCGAACCCACTGGCGAACATTTTAAGGTGCTTGTCAGGAAGAAGGCGAGCTTCATCGACCCGGCGGCGTGCATCGGATGCGGCGCCTGCTACGAGCCCTGCCCGGTGAGCGTGCCCAGCGAGGCGGAACAGGGCCTGTCCACCAGGAAAGCGGTGTTCGTCCCTTTCACCGGCGCGCTGCCGAACGTCCCCATGATCGATCGCGACCTCTGCCTCCGCTTCCACGGCAAGGAGTGCCAGGCGTGCAAGGAGGCGTGCGTCTTCGAAGCGGTGAACTATGATCAGAAGGACGAGAGTCTCGAGCTCGAGGTGGACGCAATCATCGTGGCGACCGGCTCGCAGCTGCTGGACCTGACGCCGCTCGTTAGGTATGGCTACGGGAAGGTTCCGGAGGTCTACCACGCACTCCAGTTCGAGAGGCTTTTCGCGCAGAACGGCCCCTCGTCCGGCAACATCGTGATGCGCGATGGCATCCCGCCGAAGTCGGTGGCCCTGGTGCACTGCGCCGGGCGCGCGGAGAGAGGTTACTGTTCCAGCGTGTGTTGCATGTACCTGCTCAAATTCAACCAGTACCTCCGGGCGAAGATGCCGGACGTGGAGGTGCACGAGCTTTACGTCGATATGACCGTGCCTGGTCAGGATGCCCAGAGATTCTACAGGAGGATGATCGCCGGCGGGACGGACCTGATCCGGACCGGCGACGTCCGCGTGGAGGAGCGCGAGGGCAAACCCTGCCTGCTCTACGTGGACGTGAAAGGCACGCGCCGCGAGCTGCGCGTGGACATGGTCGTGCTGGCGCCGGCGCTCGAGCCACGCGCCGACGCGCTCCAACTTGCCAACATACTGGGAATAGCGAGCGGGGAGAGAGGCTACTTCGAGGAAGGCGAGGGAGGGAGCGTTTGCACCTCCCGTCCTGGCATCTACGTGGTCGGAGGAGCGCAGGCGCCGAAGGGCGTGGGAGACTCGGTGGCGGACGCGCATGCCGCGGTGGCGCACATCCTAAAGGCCACGAGCGGGGGGGGATGA
- a CDS encoding FAD-dependent oxidoreductase, with the protein MNRIGVFVCECGPNIKDKVDIAKMIAKVSKLKDVAVAEQYRLLCSQEGRSYLEERIRKEALTHAVVAACSPREHLQTFMTVLEKAGLNPYMLQMVNIREQCAWVTEKPDDATEKATRMIKAAVGRVRFQSPLQSRQLSVNPDVLVLGGGVSGIETCLALALEGRKAYLVEREPVLGGVMRSLARTYPGMDDPLPRLEEKIKQVRVNPFVEVLTEHRLERVLGFVGNFEVTVRPVKEGGEVRTIKVGSLVIATGAQLFDPNQMRAYDRRGLSNVLTPLEFEDLFRSGSIKLKDGREPRSVGIVHCVGREVKGYCSGVCCMYGLKFSRYLREKLPDVKITHLYWDLNIPGRGQQAFFEDTLRSGIEMVRVSGVRLNKGEEGTVITFLKESGAETELRPDLVVLLTGLEPRADAGALAKLATIDLDEAGFFARTNPKLNPVATTMSGVYVVGTAQGPVDSAGSAVQAQAAAGQILASLVPGRKIEIEAKTSSITESLCQGCMSCINVCPFGAITFNEQRKVAVVNETICRGCGNCAAACPSGAASVKHFTYDQIYQEIEEAVK; encoded by the coding sequence ATGAACCGGATCGGCGTGTTCGTCTGCGAGTGCGGCCCCAACATCAAGGACAAGGTGGACATCGCGAAGATGATCGCGAAGGTCTCCAAGCTCAAGGACGTGGCGGTGGCGGAACAATACCGACTCCTGTGCTCGCAGGAAGGCCGTTCGTACCTGGAGGAGCGCATCCGCAAGGAGGCTCTGACACATGCGGTCGTGGCGGCGTGCTCCCCTCGGGAGCACCTGCAGACGTTCATGACCGTACTGGAGAAGGCCGGCCTCAACCCCTACATGCTGCAGATGGTGAACATCCGAGAGCAGTGCGCCTGGGTGACGGAGAAGCCCGACGATGCGACGGAGAAGGCGACGCGGATGATCAAGGCGGCGGTGGGGCGGGTGCGGTTCCAGTCGCCCCTCCAGAGCCGGCAGCTGAGCGTCAATCCGGACGTTCTGGTGCTCGGCGGCGGGGTTTCTGGCATCGAGACCTGCTTGGCCCTGGCCTTGGAAGGGAGGAAGGCGTATCTGGTCGAGCGCGAGCCGGTGCTGGGAGGCGTGATGCGTTCGCTCGCGCGCACGTACCCAGGGATGGACGACCCTCTTCCTAGGTTGGAGGAGAAGATCAAGCAAGTGCGCGTGAACCCCTTCGTGGAAGTGCTTACCGAGCACCGCCTGGAAAGGGTGCTGGGATTTGTCGGCAACTTCGAGGTCACGGTGCGCCCCGTCAAAGAAGGTGGCGAAGTGAGGACGATCAAGGTCGGCTCCCTGGTGATCGCCACAGGCGCGCAGCTCTTCGACCCGAACCAGATGCGCGCGTACGATCGCAGGGGATTGAGCAATGTGCTCACGCCCTTGGAGTTCGAGGACCTGTTCCGCTCCGGATCGATCAAACTAAAGGACGGCCGAGAGCCGCGGTCCGTGGGCATCGTTCACTGCGTCGGGCGCGAGGTCAAGGGGTACTGCTCCGGCGTGTGCTGCATGTACGGCCTGAAGTTCTCGCGCTATCTCAGGGAGAAGCTTCCAGACGTGAAGATCACTCATTTGTACTGGGACCTGAACATCCCCGGCCGGGGGCAGCAGGCGTTCTTCGAGGACACGCTCCGGAGCGGCATCGAGATGGTGCGTGTCTCGGGTGTGCGCCTTAATAAGGGCGAGGAGGGCACGGTCATCACGTTCCTCAAGGAGAGCGGCGCCGAGACGGAGTTGCGGCCGGACCTGGTCGTACTCCTGACCGGACTCGAACCGCGCGCGGACGCCGGAGCGCTGGCGAAATTGGCGACGATCGATCTGGACGAAGCGGGGTTCTTCGCCAGGACGAACCCGAAGCTGAACCCGGTGGCGACGACCATGAGCGGGGTCTATGTGGTCGGGACGGCGCAGGGGCCGGTGGATTCCGCCGGGAGCGCGGTGCAGGCGCAGGCCGCGGCGGGGCAGATCTTAGCCTCTCTTGTGCCAGGGCGGAAAATCGAGATCGAGGCAAAGACCTCGAGCATCACCGAATCGCTGTGCCAGGGATGCATGTCGTGCATCAACGTCTGCCCATTCGGGGCGATCACCTTCAATGAGCAGCGCAAGGTGGCGGTCGTGAACGAGACGATCTGCCGCGGCTGTGGGAACTGCGCCGCCGCCTGCCCCTCCGGCGCGGCGAGCGTCAAGCACTTCACCTACGATCAGATCTACCAGGAGATCGAGGAGGCGGTGAAGTGA